TGCTTTACCTTTTTTAAGTTCTAAAACAGCTTTATCAGGAGTTGGGGTAACAGTTCCTGTTTTTGGATTAGGCATTAAACCTTTTGGTCCTAATTTTTTACCATATTTTCCTAAAACTGGCATTAATTTAGGCTCAACTACTATAACATCGAAGTTAAACTGATCGATTTTTAAAGCATGTTCTAATTCTTGAGTTGTATAAACTAAATCAGCACCTGCTGCTTTTGCTTTTTCAGCTACTTCTGTTGAATCTGTAGCCACTAATACTCTAATTGATTTTCCTGTTCCGTGAGGTAAAACAACACTTCCTCTCAATTGTTGATCGGCTTTTCTTGTATCTAGATTTAATCTAAAAGCTAAATCTACTGAACCATCAAATTTTGTATAAGAGGTTTTTTTAACAAGTTCCATCGCTTCTTCTAAAGTATAAAATTTTGTTTTATCTACTAATTTGTTTACTTCAGCTAATTTTTTTCCTATTTTTTTCATTATTTAGCCTCTTTCTGTTGTTTTACAAATTCTTCTCAACCTTCAACTTCAACACCCATTTGTTTTGCTGTTCCATAAATTGTAAACATAGCTTTTTCAAGACTTTTTGTATTTAAATCTACTAATTTGTATTGTGCAATTTCTTTTAATTGTTCTAAAGTTATTTTTGCAACTTTGGTTGTTTTTGAATTTGAAGAACCTGATTCAATTTTAGCTAGTTGCTTGATTTTGTAAGAAGCAGGTGAAGTAAATAGTTTAAAATCAAAACTTTTGTCTTTATAAATTGTAATTGCAACTGGAACTGGTTCGCTACCTCTGTCTCTTGTTGCGTCATTGAATTGTCTTGTAAATTCTGGCATAACAATACCTAATCCAGCTAAAGCAGGACCTGGTTTTGCTTGACCAGCGTTAAATTGTAATTTAGCAATTCTAACTATTTCTTTTTTTGCCATTTCGAGCATCCTTTCATAAGTTCTCTTGGTGGTACTATCGAATTTTTTCTTCCACTAGAGGCAATAAATGCTTTTAAATAATACCACAAACTTACAAAATTGATAAAAAAAATAAATTAATTTCATATAGTTGTTAGTGTTTTTCAAATAGGCTTGTTTGTAGTATAATTTTATTTAATTAAATTTAGAGAAAAACAACATTTTTGGAGTTTAAAATGAACATAAAGCAATTATTAAAAACTGCTAAAAAACACAACGAACAAACTGTCGAAATTAAAGGTTGAGTTACCAACTTAAGAGGTAATGCCAAAATTAAATTTTTAGAAATTAATGATGGAACAACACTAGAAAATTTACAGTTAGTTTTTAAAAATGATAAGGAATTTATAGACAAAATTGAAACATTGAGTTTAGGAGCTGCGATTCAAGTAAAAGGGGTTTTTGTACATACACCAGAAGCAAAACAAAAAGGTGAACTCATTGGTTCAAAACTTGAAATTTTAGCTCACTCAGATTCTGATTTTCCTATACAAAATCAAGAAATGTCTACTGAGTACTTAAGAAGTATTCCTCACATAAGACACAGAACCAAATTATTTAGAGCTGTGATGAGAATTAGATCAACTCTTGCTTTTGAAATTCATGAATATTTTAGAAAACATGATTTTCTTTATCTTTCTTCACCTATTATTACTTCTAACGATGGAGAAGGAGCAGGTGAAGCTTTTGTTGTTGATAATGAAGAAAAAGACTTCTTTAACAAAAAAGCAACTTTAGGTGTAACTGGACAATTACATGCAGAATCTTATGCTCTTGGATTTCAAAAAGTTTATACTTTTGCGCCAACATTTAGAGCTGAAAAATCAAACACAAAAAAACACGCTGCTGAATTTTGGATGATTGAACCTGAAGTTTCTTTTTACAAACTAAAAGATATTATTAACCTAGGAGATTCTCTTCTAAAAACTGTAATTAAAAACACTATTAAAAAACATCCTGTGGAATTCGAATATTTCCAAAAAAATATTGATAAAAACTTAGTAAAAAAATTAAAACAATTTTATAACAACAAATTAACTACTTTAGAATACAGACAAGCTATTGAAATTTTGAAGAAAAATAAAGCAAAATTTGAAAACCAAGATATAGAATTTGGTACTGATCTAAAAACTGAACATGAAAGATTTTTAGCTGAAGAAGTAGTAAAAGGTCCTGTTGCGATTATAAACTATCCAAAGGATATTAAAGCCTTTTATATGCACCAAAACGAAGATGGACAAACAGTAGCTGCATTTGACTTACTTGTGCCAGGTATTGGTGAATTAATAGGTGGATCACAAAGAGAAGTAAGATACAAAAAATTACTTCAAAGATTAAAAGAATTAAATATGGAGCAAGAAGACTTGCAATGATATTTAGATCTTAGAAAATTCGGAAATTTTTCTTCTGCTGGATTTGGTTTAGGATTTGAACGTTTAATTATGTATGTAACTGGTATTGAAAACATAAGAGACTCAATTCCTTTCCCAAGAACAAACAAAAATTTAATGATGTAATTTATGATGCTTTCCATTCTTTTACCTATTTATAACAAAAGCGAAAATTTAGAACTTATTTTAAATAAATTTTTAAATCAAACTAATAAAGATTTTGAACTTATTTTAAGTCTAAATTCTCCTTCAGAAAAACAACTAAATATTGTCCA
This Mycoplasma sp. 1654_15 DNA region includes the following protein-coding sequences:
- the asnS gene encoding asparagine--tRNA ligase yields the protein MNIKQLLKTAKKHNEQTVEIKGWVTNLRGNAKIKFLEINDGTTLENLQLVFKNDKEFIDKIETLSLGAAIQVKGVFVHTPEAKQKGELIGSKLEILAHSDSDFPIQNQEMSTEYLRSIPHIRHRTKLFRAVMRIRSTLAFEIHEYFRKHDFLYLSSPIITSNDGEGAGEAFVVDNEEKDFFNKKATLGVTGQLHAESYALGFQKVYTFAPTFRAEKSNTKKHAAEFWMIEPEVSFYKLKDIINLGDSLLKTVIKNTIKKHPVEFEYFQKNIDKNLVKKLKQFYNNKLTTLEYRQAIEILKKNKAKFENQDIEFGTDLKTEHERFLAEEVVKGPVAIINYPKDIKAFYMHQNEDGQTVAAFDLLVPGIGELIGGSQREVRYKKLLQRLKELNMEQEDLQWYLDLRKFGNFSSAGFGLGFERLIMYVTGIENIRDSIPFPRTNKNLMM
- the rplK gene encoding 50S ribosomal protein L11, with amino-acid sequence MAKKEIVRIAKLQFNAGQAKPGPALAGLGIVMPEFTRQFNDATRDRGSEPVPVAITIYKDKSFDFKLFTSPASYKIKQLAKIESGSSNSKTTKVAKITLEQLKEIAQYKLVDLNTKSLEKAMFTIYGTAKQMGVEVEGWEEFVKQQKEAK
- the rplA gene encoding 50S ribosomal protein L1, encoding MKKIGKKLAEVNKLVDKTKFYTLEEAMELVKKTSYTKFDGSVDLAFRLNLDTRKADQQLRGSVVLPHGTGKSIRVLVATDSTEVAEKAKAAGADLVYTTQELEHALKIDQFNFDVIVVEPKLMPVLGKYGKKLGPKGLMPNPKTGTVTPTPDKAVLELKKGKANYRADKYGIVHSLIGKVSMETTALTENAQTLINLIKKLKPSVVKGTYIKNLTVSASMGPSIKIKLEV